GGACATCGGCGCCGGTGGAGACGGCGTTGTTGACCTTGTCCTGGCCCATGGCGGTCGATACATCGGAGTTCTTGAGGGCGAAAGTGCCGCCAAATCCGCAGCATTCGTCGGCGCCCGGCAGCTCGCGCAGCTCCAGTCCGTCGACGGCCTCGAGGAGTCGGCGGGGTCTGTCCCCGAGCCCGAGCATGCGCAGTCCGTGGCAGGACGGGTGGTAGGTCACGGTGTGCGGGAAGTAGGCCCCGACGTCCGTCACCTGGAGGACGTCGACGAGGAATTCGGTCAGCTCGTAGGTGCGGGAGGCGAGGGAGGCGGCCGAGGCGTCGCCGATCTTCGGGTAGTGCTGCCGGACCATGGCGGCACAGGATCCCGAAGGGGTCACCACATACTCGTAACCCTCGAAGACGGCGGCCGTGCGGCGCACGAGCGGCTCGGTCTGCGCGCGGTAGCCGGTGTTGAACTGGGGCTGGCCGCAACAGGTCTGCGCCTCGGGGAAATCGACCTCCACTCCGAGGCGTTCGAGGAGCCGCACGGTCGCGATCCCGGTGGACGGATACACCGCGTCGTTGACGCAGGTGACGAAGAGAGCGACACGCATGGCCGGAGCATATGCGGTGACCTGTGGCGA
This window of the Streptomyces niveus genome carries:
- a CDS encoding (Fe-S)-binding protein, producing MRVALFVTCVNDAVYPSTGIATVRLLERLGVEVDFPEAQTCCGQPQFNTGYRAQTEPLVRRTAAVFEGYEYVVTPSGSCAAMVRQHYPKIGDASAASLASRTYELTEFLVDVLQVTDVGAYFPHTVTYHPSCHGLRMLGLGDRPRRLLEAVDGLELRELPGADECCGFGGTFALKNSDVSTAMGQDKVNNAVSTGADVLCGADNSCLMHIGGVLRREEAPLRALHLADILASTREEPLV